The Arthrobacter sp. NicSoilC5 genome has a window encoding:
- a CDS encoding diacylglycerol kinase family protein produces MVARIDELRQGLTAGLPQLPIELLPTEFAGHARDLARSVAAKGTPLIVSVSGDGGYHEVVNGVMDVPGSRAVCTVVAAGNANDHHRSMPAPPLPEAVRQGPVRHIDLLRITFGGEHRERIQYAHSYIGFGLTPLMAIGIERGGKGKILELLSVARTLSALRPFELVRADGATARFDSLILANISRMAKYGTVSEMGSPDDGLFEVVTLPHAGRWKMALMTLRAVTLGLGHQPSVSSYSFTTRDAVPCQIDGEVIHLPAATQVLVESAKGALAVI; encoded by the coding sequence ATGGTTGCCAGGATCGATGAATTACGACAGGGTCTGACTGCCGGATTGCCGCAGCTGCCGATTGAGTTGCTGCCAACGGAGTTTGCCGGGCACGCCCGTGATCTTGCACGCTCCGTGGCGGCGAAGGGAACCCCTCTCATTGTTTCCGTCAGTGGTGATGGCGGATACCACGAGGTCGTCAACGGGGTAATGGACGTTCCGGGCAGCAGGGCGGTGTGCACTGTTGTTGCGGCAGGAAACGCCAATGACCATCACCGCAGCATGCCCGCGCCGCCGTTGCCGGAGGCCGTCCGCCAAGGCCCGGTCCGCCACATCGACCTGTTGCGCATCACGTTCGGCGGGGAACACCGCGAGCGGATTCAGTACGCCCACTCCTACATAGGTTTCGGGCTCACACCGTTGATGGCGATCGGCATCGAGCGGGGCGGCAAGGGGAAAATCCTCGAACTCCTGTCCGTCGCCCGCACACTCTCTGCGTTGAGGCCCTTTGAACTCGTCCGTGCAGACGGGGCCACCGCGCGCTTCGACAGCCTGATCCTCGCCAACATTTCGCGTATGGCCAAGTACGGGACGGTCAGCGAGATGGGCAGCCCCGACGATGGCCTGTTCGAGGTCGTGACGCTGCCGCATGCCGGGCGCTGGAAGATGGCGCTGATGACCCTGCGGGCTGTGACGCTGGGACTGGGCCACCAGCCCAGCGTCAGCAGCTATTCCTTCACCACGCGGGATGCTGTCCCTTGCCAGATCGACGGCGAAGTCATCCACCTTCCGGCGGCCACGCAGGTGCTGGTGGAGAGCGCGAAGGGCGCCCTGGCTGTTATCTGA
- a CDS encoding YcnI family protein encodes MNTSFRRTLKSLTAAAAAAGIIATGATAASAHVSVDPDDTAANGYSHLTFNVPNESPTAKTTKLEVTLPTDTPFTSVSVKPVEGWTAQVVTGDLPKPVTVAGATVTKAPVSVVWTADEAHQLGQNQYQSFSLSVGRLPAEGTKVTLKAAQSYTDGSVVKWDEESAEGQPEPKHPAPSFVTTADDGAAAAGASAAPGAEAVSETKQVSTDATSVWGLVLGAAGFVLGAAALGLVLAGRRTRTAGK; translated from the coding sequence TTGAACACCTCATTCCGCCGTACCCTCAAGTCCCTCACCGCCGCCGCTGCCGCCGCGGGAATCATCGCTACAGGCGCCACCGCCGCGTCCGCCCACGTGAGCGTGGACCCGGATGACACCGCCGCGAACGGCTACTCCCACCTGACGTTCAACGTCCCCAACGAGTCCCCCACCGCGAAGACCACCAAGCTCGAGGTCACGCTGCCCACCGATACGCCGTTCACCTCCGTCTCCGTCAAGCCTGTGGAAGGCTGGACCGCGCAGGTGGTCACGGGAGACCTGCCCAAGCCGGTCACGGTGGCCGGCGCCACGGTCACCAAGGCGCCGGTCTCGGTGGTCTGGACCGCGGACGAAGCCCACCAGCTGGGCCAGAACCAGTACCAGTCCTTCTCGCTGTCCGTGGGCCGGCTGCCCGCCGAGGGCACCAAGGTCACCCTGAAGGCAGCCCAGAGCTACACCGACGGCAGCGTGGTGAAGTGGGACGAAGAGAGCGCTGAGGGGCAGCCGGAGCCCAAGCATCCGGCCCCGTCCTTCGTGACAACGGCCGACGACGGCGCTGCCGCCGCCGGTGCGTCAGCGGCACCGGGCGCCGAGGCAGTGTCGGAGACGAAGCAGGTTTCCACCGACGCCACGTCCGTGTGGGGCCTGGTCCTGGGCGCGGCAGGCTTCGTGCTCGGCGCAGCGGCCCTGGGGCTGGTCCTTGCCGGACGCCGGACCCGCACTGCCGGCAAGTAG
- a CDS encoding response regulator transcription factor, which yields MTGEELVRRGLRRLLEVNGFSLAGESASAHQAARRIPAVRPDLAIIDDDLPDGSGAGLCRTIAAAGANIRCVLMTGETDESVLIGAILAGAWGCLSQQDDNEEQLRLIRRAIQGYTAYSRRFQTGILAPIQADGTNGPDARLGMLSKQEMKVAGGVARGLTNGQIGQEMFLAEKTVKNMVSSVLMKFDMSRRTEVAVFVSGELEHTGDLAQEYRSSRDTDLIAEVTAALVICTSEAGSVPPSNRMLLLDAMRLADSLAATRARPHAVRLLQERRTNVHGPEATTSRPTPRGTDNAPERGQN from the coding sequence GTGACTGGCGAAGAGCTCGTCCGGCGGGGTTTGCGGAGGCTGCTGGAGGTTAACGGGTTCAGCCTTGCCGGTGAGTCGGCGTCTGCCCACCAGGCGGCGCGGCGGATCCCTGCGGTACGCCCGGATCTGGCCATCATCGACGATGATCTTCCCGATGGTTCCGGTGCCGGGCTTTGCCGAACTATCGCAGCTGCCGGTGCCAACATCCGGTGCGTCCTGATGACGGGTGAAACTGACGAATCGGTGCTGATCGGGGCTATCCTGGCCGGCGCATGGGGGTGTCTGTCACAACAGGATGACAATGAGGAGCAGCTCAGGCTGATCCGGCGGGCCATCCAGGGGTACACAGCCTACAGCCGTCGTTTCCAGACCGGCATCCTGGCTCCGATCCAGGCTGACGGAACGAACGGGCCCGACGCCCGGTTGGGGATGCTTTCAAAGCAGGAAATGAAGGTGGCGGGCGGGGTTGCCCGGGGGTTGACCAACGGCCAGATCGGCCAGGAAATGTTTTTGGCCGAAAAGACCGTGAAAAACATGGTCTCATCGGTGCTGATGAAATTCGACATGTCGCGCAGAACCGAGGTCGCGGTGTTCGTCTCCGGGGAACTTGAGCACACAGGGGACCTCGCCCAGGAGTACCGGAGCAGCCGTGACACAGACCTGATCGCGGAAGTCACCGCGGCGCTGGTTATCTGCACCAGCGAGGCGGGCAGTGTTCCGCCGTCCAACAGAATGCTTTTATTGGACGCCATGCGACTTGCTGATTCCCTGGCGGCTACCCGCGCCCGGCCTCACGCCGTTAGACTCTTGCAGGAACGACGGACGAACGTGCATGGCCCTGAGGCCACCACCTCAAGGCCAACCCCGCGCGGCACTGACAACGCTCCCGAGCGGGGCCAGAACTAA
- a CDS encoding DUF4832 domain-containing protein encodes MKALHRLGAVPFPNIVRPRGKAKGIAKPAAALSLLAGLISLTIPSAGTVPSATAADIKPGEWVSLAAGPAPASNPLQGFVPYAGKYGSLPYSMEWFYIPVNAVVTGPGNYDWSALESQLNAIAARGHQAVFRFYLDYPGKPTGVPKYLLDAGLATHSYTDYGNQGISVSPDYDDPRLAQALDGFIAAFGSKYDGDRRIGFIQAGLLGFWGEWHTYPHDGWASPENWSASATEQQLVLQAYTAAFTRTKLQVRYPTTANSSLSVGYHDDSFAAETMPGTGWSFVDKLQQAGATGKWLTQPVGGELRPELQPCLFDAVPCPWVADPAQKDFPGSVAATHASWLLNQYAFSPAYAGAAQSNAAAASQSLGYRFQATGFSLTPGTVKGQSDLSVTIRNTGAAPFYYDWPVQVAAVGGDGKIARTWTTSWRLTSIKPGMAPTLGAPLSTAGLPAGYYTLVLRPVNPLANGVPLRFANAAQDQTLPGWLTLGRNYFPAS; translated from the coding sequence GTGAAAGCGTTGCACAGGCTGGGTGCTGTTCCGTTTCCGAATATTGTCCGCCCGCGCGGAAAGGCCAAAGGGATAGCAAAACCTGCCGCGGCGTTGTCCTTGTTGGCGGGGCTGATATCCCTCACCATCCCTTCCGCCGGCACTGTACCCAGCGCGACAGCCGCAGACATCAAACCGGGGGAGTGGGTTTCCCTGGCGGCCGGTCCGGCGCCGGCCAGCAACCCGCTGCAGGGCTTTGTCCCCTACGCCGGGAAGTACGGTTCCCTGCCCTATTCCATGGAATGGTTCTACATTCCGGTGAACGCAGTGGTCACGGGACCCGGCAACTACGACTGGTCCGCCCTGGAATCCCAGCTGAACGCCATTGCCGCCCGCGGACACCAGGCCGTCTTCAGGTTCTACCTCGACTACCCCGGCAAGCCAACCGGCGTTCCCAAATACCTCCTGGACGCCGGATTGGCCACCCACTCCTACACCGACTACGGCAACCAGGGCATCAGCGTTTCCCCCGACTACGACGACCCGCGCCTGGCACAGGCGCTGGACGGCTTCATCGCGGCCTTTGGGTCAAAATACGACGGCGACCGGCGCATCGGCTTCATCCAGGCGGGCCTGCTGGGGTTCTGGGGCGAATGGCACACCTACCCCCACGACGGGTGGGCCTCGCCGGAAAACTGGTCTGCCTCGGCCACCGAGCAACAACTTGTCCTGCAGGCCTACACGGCCGCCTTCACCAGGACCAAGCTGCAGGTGCGGTACCCCACCACCGCGAACAGCAGCCTCAGCGTGGGCTACCACGACGACTCGTTTGCCGCCGAAACCATGCCCGGAACCGGCTGGAGCTTCGTGGACAAACTGCAGCAGGCCGGCGCAACCGGCAAATGGCTCACCCAGCCGGTGGGCGGCGAACTCCGCCCCGAGCTGCAGCCCTGCCTTTTCGACGCCGTCCCGTGCCCCTGGGTGGCCGACCCGGCCCAGAAGGACTTTCCGGGGAGCGTGGCGGCAACGCACGCCTCGTGGCTGCTCAACCAGTACGCCTTCAGCCCAGCGTACGCAGGGGCTGCCCAAAGCAATGCTGCCGCAGCCTCCCAATCGCTGGGCTACCGGTTCCAGGCCACCGGCTTTTCCCTGACGCCCGGAACCGTGAAGGGACAGAGCGACCTCAGCGTCACCATCCGCAACACGGGTGCGGCGCCGTTCTACTATGACTGGCCGGTGCAGGTGGCTGCCGTGGGCGGCGACGGGAAGATCGCCAGGACCTGGACCACTTCCTGGCGGCTCACCTCGATCAAACCCGGCATGGCACCCACCCTGGGAGCGCCCCTCAGCACCGCCGGCCTCCCCGCCGGCTACTACACGCTGGTGCTGCGGCCGGTGAACCCGCTGGCCAATGGCGTCCCGCTGCGCTTTGCCAACGCTGCCCAGGACCAGACGCTGCCCGGATGGCTAACCTTGGGACGCAACTACTTCCCCGCATCCTGA
- the galE gene encoding UDP-glucose 4-epimerase GalE — MKVLVTGGAGYIGSHTILQLLEAGHDVTAVDNLSNSQMESLLRVQKLAGRSLAFHEADITDPAALDGVFAAAGAEAVIHFAGLKAVGESVSQPLRYYRNNVTGTLNLLEAMDAHDVRTLVFSSSATVYGSNPQMPLKEDSRLGATNPYGRTKQQIEEILTDVQASDGRWRLALLRYFNPVGAHPSGQIGEDPQGPPNNLFPYVTQVAVGRRDMLNVFGGDYPTSDGTGIRDYIHVMDLAAGHLAALNYLAAREGVHTWNLGSGSGHSVLEIIRAFEKAAQTAIPYSLAERRPGDAPVSLADPTAAFRDLGWKAAETLENMCADAWRWQQNNPNGYRMEAAAS, encoded by the coding sequence ATTAAGGTTCTAGTTACCGGCGGCGCCGGGTACATCGGGTCCCACACCATCCTCCAGCTGCTGGAGGCCGGGCACGACGTCACGGCGGTGGACAACCTCAGCAATTCCCAGATGGAGTCGCTGCTGCGCGTCCAGAAACTCGCCGGACGCAGCCTGGCCTTCCACGAGGCCGACATCACGGACCCCGCGGCGCTGGACGGGGTGTTCGCCGCCGCCGGGGCTGAGGCGGTGATCCACTTCGCGGGTTTGAAGGCCGTGGGCGAATCGGTGTCCCAGCCCCTGCGCTACTACCGGAACAACGTCACCGGGACGCTGAACCTGCTGGAGGCCATGGACGCCCATGACGTGCGGACCCTCGTCTTCAGCTCCTCCGCCACGGTGTACGGGAGCAACCCTCAGATGCCGCTCAAGGAGGACAGCAGGCTGGGGGCCACCAACCCCTACGGCCGGACCAAGCAGCAGATTGAAGAGATCCTCACGGACGTGCAGGCCTCTGACGGCCGGTGGCGGCTGGCCCTCCTCCGCTACTTCAACCCGGTGGGCGCCCACCCGTCCGGCCAGATCGGCGAGGACCCGCAGGGTCCCCCGAACAACCTCTTCCCGTACGTCACCCAGGTGGCGGTGGGCCGCAGGGACATGCTGAACGTCTTCGGCGGCGACTACCCAACATCCGACGGCACCGGGATCCGCGACTACATCCACGTAATGGACCTGGCCGCCGGACACCTGGCGGCACTGAATTACCTCGCTGCCCGCGAGGGGGTCCACACCTGGAACCTGGGCAGCGGCAGCGGCCACTCCGTCCTGGAAATCATCCGCGCCTTTGAAAAGGCTGCGCAGACTGCCATCCCCTACAGCCTGGCGGAGCGGCGCCCGGGAGACGCCCCGGTCAGCCTGGCGGATCCGACGGCGGCCTTCCGCGACCTGGGGTGGAAGGCTGCGGAGACGCTGGAGAACATGTGCGCCGATGCCTGGCGTTGGCAGCAGAACAACCCGAACGGGTACCGCATGGAGGCGGCAGCCAGTTAG
- the pelF gene encoding GT4 family glycosyltransferase PelF, with the protein MYSTLKNLKTRWNSNPAPSVLSAGPAAAPAPRDVEYQDVDVAIVMESTYPYLKGGVSAVVHDIVTHNPDLSYGIIHITWDSSAPLTDLYGMPGNVRWVRTVFLSMEEHRHDYMSVTVKDLGMDSKQREELSHRLFDAIYALSEHGEVEPLWDLIDEGLNKRTRQYPLWALLGSREFMQALQDRMPQLNLPLAESFWVLRNFFSLAYAITGETMPRAKVYHAHTTGYASLLGAAAARDHDTAFLLTEHNLYVRDTVNTLLDRNMALSITADDYRLFDVTAEQRAWMAWWTEMGRFCYPSARLITYLYPSAITEAARLGTDIDKSVVVPNGMVIEEFDGKYRARRQVLENLRQDSAEHVWRLVYIARVVPIKGLLDLLSSMEVLTQRGYPNLHLDVLGPTEHVPEYYEACLAKIEALGLQDKVTIHGTVNVREMLDQFDLLVLPSYNEGQPIVILEAMAAGIPTVGSDVGGVAQLIADDLLTTDGKTIGACGETVTPGNVVQMADAVQAVIGNLDSYGEYAANARTRVQEFFQMHEVMSSYNQIYRALGDLPVVEPAAADVTALDMAAAEELPTEALTVVPL; encoded by the coding sequence ATGTACTCGACCCTTAAGAACCTAAAGACCCGCTGGAACAGCAATCCGGCCCCGTCAGTGCTTTCGGCGGGACCGGCAGCCGCCCCGGCGCCCCGGGATGTCGAGTACCAGGACGTAGACGTGGCCATCGTGATGGAGTCCACCTACCCCTACCTCAAGGGCGGCGTCTCGGCAGTGGTGCACGACATCGTCACGCACAACCCGGACCTCAGCTACGGCATCATCCACATCACCTGGGACTCCAGCGCGCCGCTGACGGACCTCTACGGCATGCCCGGGAACGTCCGCTGGGTCCGGACGGTCTTCCTCAGCATGGAGGAACACCGGCACGACTACATGTCGGTGACCGTCAAGGACCTGGGCATGGACTCCAAACAGCGCGAAGAACTCTCTCACCGGCTTTTTGACGCCATCTACGCCCTGTCAGAACACGGCGAAGTGGAGCCGCTGTGGGACCTGATTGACGAGGGCCTCAACAAGCGGACCCGGCAGTACCCCCTGTGGGCCCTGCTCGGATCCCGGGAATTCATGCAGGCGCTGCAGGACCGGATGCCGCAGCTGAACCTGCCGCTGGCCGAATCCTTCTGGGTGCTGCGGAACTTCTTCTCCCTGGCCTATGCCATCACCGGCGAGACCATGCCCCGCGCCAAGGTCTACCACGCCCACACCACCGGCTACGCATCCCTGCTGGGGGCAGCGGCCGCGCGGGACCACGACACCGCCTTCCTGCTGACCGAACACAACCTGTATGTCCGGGACACCGTGAACACCCTGCTGGACCGCAACATGGCCCTGTCCATCACGGCCGATGACTACCGGCTCTTCGACGTCACGGCGGAACAGCGCGCCTGGATGGCCTGGTGGACGGAAATGGGACGCTTCTGCTACCCCAGCGCCCGCCTGATTACCTACCTCTACCCCAGCGCCATCACAGAGGCAGCCCGCCTGGGAACGGACATCGACAAGTCCGTCGTGGTGCCCAACGGCATGGTCATCGAGGAGTTCGACGGGAAGTACCGGGCGCGCCGGCAGGTCCTGGAAAACCTCCGGCAGGACTCCGCGGAGCACGTCTGGCGCCTGGTCTACATCGCCCGCGTGGTGCCCATCAAGGGGCTGCTTGACCTGCTTTCGAGCATGGAGGTCCTCACGCAGCGCGGCTATCCCAACCTGCACCTGGACGTCCTGGGCCCCACCGAGCACGTGCCCGAATACTACGAAGCGTGCCTGGCCAAGATCGAGGCCCTGGGCCTGCAGGACAAGGTCACCATCCACGGCACCGTCAACGTCAGGGAAATGCTTGACCAGTTCGACCTGCTGGTGCTCCCCAGCTATAACGAGGGCCAGCCCATCGTCATCCTGGAGGCCATGGCCGCCGGCATTCCCACGGTGGGCTCCGACGTTGGCGGCGTGGCCCAGCTCATCGCCGATGACCTGCTGACCACGGACGGGAAGACCATCGGCGCCTGCGGCGAAACGGTGACCCCGGGCAACGTGGTGCAGATGGCGGACGCGGTCCAGGCCGTCATCGGCAACCTGGACTCCTACGGCGAGTATGCAGCCAACGCCCGGACCCGCGTGCAGGAGTTCTTCCAGATGCACGAGGTGATGTCGTCCTACAACCAGATTTACCGCGCCCTCGGAGACCTGCCGGTGGTGGAGCCGGCTGCGGCGGACGTAACAGCGCTGGACATGGCGGCTGCGGAAGAGCTGCCCACCGAAGCCCTTACCGTGGTGCCGCTGTGA
- a CDS encoding VOC family protein, whose product MPKPTIAPGDPCWIDLMTSRPERSREFYTRLFGWTYEEGDQETYGGYITAFANGSPVAGMMKNDDDSGYPDVWTTYLRVEDIHATAEAALAAGGQVLMPPMEVPGQGHMAMIADVGGAAVGAWQFGGHTGFQSTGEPGTPYWHELHTRNYAPSVKFYQDVFGWDTDVMSDTEDFRYTTLGSGRDSRAGIMDASSYLPEGVPSNWQTYFAIENTDAGVEIATSLGGQVVHPAEDTPFGRIAALTDPTGALFRIAQR is encoded by the coding sequence ATGCCCAAGCCCACTATCGCCCCCGGTGATCCCTGCTGGATCGACCTCATGACGTCCCGCCCGGAAAGGTCCCGCGAGTTCTACACCCGGCTGTTCGGGTGGACCTATGAAGAGGGCGACCAGGAGACATACGGCGGCTACATCACGGCCTTCGCCAATGGATCGCCGGTGGCCGGGATGATGAAGAACGACGACGACTCCGGATATCCCGACGTCTGGACAACGTACCTGCGCGTAGAGGACATTCACGCCACGGCGGAGGCGGCGCTGGCCGCGGGCGGCCAGGTGCTCATGCCGCCCATGGAGGTTCCCGGACAAGGACACATGGCGATGATCGCGGACGTGGGCGGAGCAGCAGTTGGCGCCTGGCAGTTCGGCGGCCACACCGGATTCCAGTCCACGGGCGAACCCGGGACCCCATACTGGCATGAACTCCACACCCGCAACTACGCCCCGTCCGTGAAGTTCTACCAGGACGTCTTTGGCTGGGATACCGACGTCATGAGCGACACCGAGGACTTCCGCTACACCACGCTGGGGTCCGGACGGGACTCCCGGGCCGGCATCATGGACGCCTCCAGCTACCTGCCGGAGGGAGTGCCGTCCAACTGGCAGACCTACTTCGCGATTGAGAACACCGACGCGGGCGTTGAGATCGCCACGTCACTGGGAGGCCAGGTGGTCCACCCCGCCGAGGACACCCCGTTTGGGCGCATTGCAGCCCTGACCGACCCCACAGGTGCACTGTTCAGGATCGCCCAGCGCTAG
- a CDS encoding copper resistance protein CopC, with amino-acid sequence MNPTSRKGPAAWLAWVLLALTTAAFVLASSAPAQAHDSLESSNPADGSTVSAMPAKIELTFDHTPIAINSIVRVEDATGTDQADGPVQIVDNQVSQPVKRGAPEGKYTVVWRVVSPDGHPIEGTFTFTAGGPNTAPAAAVATPAAAAASSGLPGQLVVVGIVAGVLVIGLLVAGVMIRRRLRNPENEA; translated from the coding sequence ATGAATCCAACGTCCCGCAAGGGCCCGGCGGCCTGGCTGGCATGGGTGCTGCTGGCGCTCACCACAGCCGCGTTCGTGCTCGCTTCATCGGCACCGGCGCAGGCGCATGACTCCCTGGAATCCAGCAACCCGGCCGATGGTTCCACGGTCAGCGCGATGCCCGCGAAGATCGAGCTGACCTTCGACCACACCCCGATCGCCATCAACTCGATCGTGCGGGTGGAGGACGCCACCGGCACCGACCAGGCGGACGGGCCGGTTCAGATCGTGGACAACCAGGTCAGCCAGCCGGTCAAACGGGGCGCTCCCGAAGGAAAGTACACCGTGGTGTGGCGGGTGGTGTCCCCCGACGGGCACCCCATCGAGGGAACCTTCACCTTCACAGCCGGCGGACCGAACACCGCACCCGCCGCCGCCGTTGCCACGCCTGCTGCTGCTGCGGCGAGCTCCGGGCTGCCGGGGCAGCTGGTTGTGGTGGGGATCGTCGCGGGCGTGCTGGTCATCGGGCTGCTGGTTGCCGGGGTCATGATCAGGCGCCGGCTGCGGAACCCGGAAAACGAGGCCTGA
- a CDS encoding response regulator transcription factor, giving the protein MLERGTVVVVEDDPDISVVVSGILREAGFGIHAFDHGQAGVDAVNKHSPEVVVVDLGLPDIDGFEVTRRIRTFSNAYVLILTASSQELDTILALEAGADDYLTKPFRARELRYRVEALLRRPRLRTDTPHLTASSLQPAPATGPDAPPDVQDGPAALAHNGLHLHVSTRTVSVDGAEIRGLTASEFELLNTILINGRVVLSKEDLAQSMRGGQSVDDSTDRAPDEQVIQVHIANLRRKLGDSAAKPRWIETVHGFGYRLAAPMDQEN; this is encoded by the coding sequence TTGTTGGAGCGCGGGACGGTAGTGGTTGTGGAGGACGATCCGGACATCAGTGTTGTGGTGTCCGGAATTCTGCGTGAGGCAGGATTCGGCATCCATGCATTCGACCATGGGCAGGCCGGAGTTGACGCCGTCAATAAACACAGCCCCGAAGTGGTGGTGGTTGATCTCGGACTGCCGGACATCGACGGATTTGAAGTGACCCGGCGCATCCGTACATTCAGCAATGCCTACGTGCTGATCCTGACAGCCAGCAGCCAGGAACTGGACACCATCCTGGCGCTGGAGGCCGGCGCCGACGATTACCTCACCAAACCCTTCCGCGCCCGCGAGCTGAGGTACCGGGTGGAGGCACTGCTGCGGCGCCCCCGGCTCCGCACCGACACTCCACACTTGACGGCCTCGTCCCTGCAGCCGGCGCCGGCAACCGGGCCGGACGCGCCGCCTGATGTCCAGGACGGCCCTGCAGCCCTGGCCCACAACGGCCTGCACCTGCATGTCTCCACCAGGACCGTGAGCGTGGACGGGGCGGAAATTCGCGGACTTACCGCCTCCGAGTTTGAGCTGCTGAACACCATCCTCATCAACGGACGGGTGGTTCTGAGCAAGGAAGACCTTGCACAGTCGATGCGCGGGGGACAAAGCGTGGACGACTCCACGGACCGTGCCCCAGATGAACAGGTAATCCAGGTGCACATCGCCAATTTGCGCAGGAAACTGGGCGACAGTGCAGCAAAGCCGCGCTGGATCGAGACAGTTCACGGATTTGGCTACCGGCTGGCAGCACCCATGGACCAGGAGAACTAA
- a CDS encoding putative glycoside hydrolase, whose amino-acid sequence MTGVGAWIRYGDPISPAQIDFAAEHYRAAILQPWELDAAAELKRRRPDMTVLCYKCLSSTRAYEPGPIFSSGVTYREAEDDGGTWFATRLDGARIEWNGYGGHWQMKVWDPEYRARWVQNVTSELAGSPFDGVMADNDVFDDYYGIRPPVQDAASMADFRDGLDKLVHAAGAALNGVGKVLVPNIAESRRLPGRWDSHAAYGGGFEEVWLGYGPANLFDPRTAEAQLAQADGPGISILRVPTDGDDAHPNFRYGLAAFWIFGGGAGSYTATGHDDYSRTQHIEELDWPLGHPEGQPQGRRHVWSRTFSGGWAAVNFNNDGRSRRRIKVPSGLVDAAGQPAPHHVVLAPQSGVVYQRGQRH is encoded by the coding sequence GTGACGGGAGTGGGTGCGTGGATCCGCTACGGCGATCCCATTTCTCCGGCGCAGATCGATTTCGCCGCGGAGCACTACCGCGCGGCCATCCTCCAGCCGTGGGAGCTGGACGCGGCAGCCGAGCTCAAGCGCCGCCGCCCGGACATGACGGTGCTCTGCTACAAGTGCCTGTCCTCCACCCGTGCCTATGAACCGGGGCCCATCTTCAGTTCCGGGGTGACGTACCGGGAGGCAGAGGACGACGGCGGCACATGGTTCGCCACGCGGCTGGACGGCGCGCGCATCGAGTGGAACGGGTACGGCGGACACTGGCAGATGAAGGTGTGGGACCCGGAGTACCGTGCCCGCTGGGTGCAGAACGTCACCAGCGAGCTGGCAGGCTCTCCCTTTGACGGCGTGATGGCGGACAACGACGTCTTTGACGACTACTACGGCATCCGGCCCCCGGTGCAGGACGCGGCATCCATGGCCGACTTCCGGGACGGCCTGGACAAACTGGTCCACGCTGCGGGGGCTGCATTGAACGGCGTGGGCAAGGTCCTGGTGCCTAACATTGCCGAATCCCGGCGCCTGCCGGGCCGCTGGGATTCCCACGCGGCGTACGGCGGCGGCTTCGAGGAGGTGTGGCTGGGCTACGGGCCGGCGAACCTGTTCGATCCCCGCACGGCCGAGGCACAGCTTGCCCAGGCAGACGGGCCCGGAATTTCGATCCTGCGCGTCCCCACCGACGGCGATGACGCCCACCCCAACTTCCGGTATGGGCTGGCGGCGTTCTGGATCTTCGGCGGCGGCGCGGGTTCCTACACGGCGACCGGCCACGACGACTACAGCCGCACCCAGCACATCGAGGAACTGGACTGGCCCCTTGGGCACCCCGAGGGGCAGCCCCAGGGCCGCCGGCACGTATGGTCGCGGACCTTCAGCGGCGGCTGGGCGGCAGTGAACTTCAACAACGACGGCCGCAGCCGGCGCCGCATCAAAGTCCCGTCCGGGCTGGTTGATGCCGCCGGGCAACCGGCACCCCACCATGTGGTCCTGGCCCCGCAGAGCGGGGTTGTCTATCAGCGAGGGCAGAGACATTAA